A genomic region of uncultured Paludibaculum sp. contains the following coding sequences:
- the cyoE gene encoding heme o synthase, with protein sequence MRSYLDLTKPRITWLILMSTGIGYFFGHQGSVDFLLLFHCLLGTALIASGTATLNQWYEHDADARMNRTSQRPIPAGKVTPRNALLFGIALLVAGELQLGWGVNALTAWLGLFTVASYLCLYTPMKQRTWWSTTVGAFPGAMPPLLGFAAARGVLTIDAWILFAIIFLWQFPHFYAIAWMYRDDYAKAGIQMLPVVEPDGASTSRQILGFALALIPISLLPSFFHMTGNLYLAAALVLGGFFLKSAARLSRDRTSLNARGVLKASVMYLPLLYLALIIDSYKLFY encoded by the coding sequence ATGAGAAGTTATCTCGATCTCACCAAGCCCAGAATCACCTGGCTCATCCTGATGAGTACAGGCATCGGCTATTTCTTCGGCCATCAGGGTTCGGTGGATTTCCTTCTGCTGTTCCACTGCCTGCTGGGCACGGCGCTCATCGCCTCCGGCACGGCCACCCTGAACCAGTGGTACGAACACGACGCCGACGCCAGGATGAACCGCACCAGCCAGCGGCCCATTCCCGCCGGCAAGGTCACCCCGCGCAACGCGCTGCTGTTCGGCATCGCTCTGCTGGTCGCCGGGGAACTGCAGCTCGGCTGGGGCGTCAACGCGCTTACCGCCTGGCTCGGCCTCTTCACCGTCGCCAGCTACCTCTGCCTCTACACTCCGATGAAGCAGCGCACCTGGTGGTCCACCACCGTCGGCGCCTTCCCCGGAGCCATGCCTCCGCTGCTTGGTTTCGCCGCCGCGCGCGGCGTCCTCACCATTGACGCCTGGATCCTCTTCGCCATCATCTTCCTCTGGCAGTTCCCCCACTTTTACGCCATCGCCTGGATGTATCGCGACGACTACGCCAAGGCCGGTATCCAGATGCTGCCCGTGGTCGAGCCCGATGGCGCCTCCACCTCCCGGCAGATTCTGGGCTTTGCCCTCGCGCTGATTCCCATCAGCCTGCTGCCCAGCTTCTTCCACATGACCGGCAATCTGTATCTCGCCGCCGCTCTGGTTCTGGGGGGATTCTTCCTGAAATCGGCCGCCCGCCTCAGCCGCGACCGCACGTCTCTGAACGCGCGCGGCGTCCTCAAGGCGAGCGTGATGTACCTGCCGCTGCTTTACTTGGCCCTGATCATCGACAGCTACAAGCTATTCTATTAA
- a CDS encoding SCO family protein, which produces MKIPQLAALGAACLCLSACLSSGLPDMGQVPAFHLTNQDGQQYASTAALANKVWVADFIFTTCHGPCPRMTAQMHKLQEQTKEFTDVELVSFTVDPATDTPEVLSAYAKQFKADPEHWTFLTGPADALNALSYDTFHLGSVGAGKLEHSTRFVLIDRKGRIRGYYDTSDATALPQLVEDIGKVRKEVL; this is translated from the coding sequence ATGAAGATCCCGCAACTCGCCGCCCTCGGCGCGGCCTGTCTCTGCCTGAGCGCATGTTTGAGTTCCGGCCTCCCCGATATGGGACAGGTGCCCGCGTTTCACCTGACTAATCAGGACGGTCAGCAATATGCCAGTACGGCCGCCCTTGCCAACAAGGTCTGGGTGGCTGACTTCATCTTCACGACGTGCCATGGCCCCTGCCCGCGTATGACCGCCCAGATGCATAAGCTACAGGAGCAAACGAAGGAGTTCACCGACGTCGAACTCGTCTCCTTCACGGTCGACCCTGCCACCGACACGCCGGAAGTGCTTTCCGCCTACGCCAAACAGTTCAAAGCCGATCCCGAGCACTGGACTTTCCTCACAGGTCCGGCCGATGCGCTGAATGCACTCAGCTACGACACCTTCCACCTGGGCAGTGTCGGGGCCGGTAAGCTGGAACACAGCACCCGTTTTGTCCTGATCGACCGCAAAGGCCGCATCCGCGGCTACTATGACACCTCCGACGCCACCGCCTTACCGCAACTGGTGGAGGACATCGGGAAGGTGCGAAAAGAGGTCCTCTAG
- a CDS encoding DUF420 domain-containing protein encodes MEVRDLPTLNACLNTLAATLLVIGYVLVRQRKFDAHKKVMLAAFTTSSLFLISYLTYHYQVGSVRFQHPGAIRIVYLTILLTHTILAVAVAPMAIVTVYRAWTGQLARHRKLARITLPIWLYVSVTGVVVYLMLYHL; translated from the coding sequence ATGGAAGTGCGCGATCTGCCGACGCTCAATGCGTGCCTGAACACCTTGGCCGCGACGCTGCTGGTGATCGGCTATGTCCTCGTCCGCCAAAGGAAATTCGATGCACACAAGAAAGTGATGCTGGCGGCATTCACGACGTCGTCTCTCTTTCTGATCAGCTATCTGACTTACCACTACCAAGTGGGCTCCGTCCGCTTTCAACACCCCGGCGCCATCCGCATCGTCTATCTCACCATCCTGTTGACCCACACGATCCTTGCGGTCGCCGTCGCCCCCATGGCCATTGTCACCGTCTATCGTGCCTGGACCGGCCAACTCGCCCGCCACCGCAAACTGGCCCGCATCACGCTGCCCATCTGGCTCTACGTCAGCGTCACGGGCGTGGTGGTTTACCTGATGCTGTACCATCTTTGA
- a CDS encoding methyltransferase domain-containing protein produces the protein MGITDTVEWNASLYSQRHSFVWKSAEDLIALLDPAPGEHILDVGCGTGQLTAKLGATGAIVTGLDSSETMLEQARVAYPAGSWIHASLPDYVAHEQFDAIFSNAALHWIRPPQQAAERMFAALKPGGRLVAEFGGAGNTASVLKAAREIFGERGETVEVPWYFPGIGEYAGVLEQAGFEVVYALLFDRMTPLDGGEAGLANWLEMFAPQWRASVLNRFEEKVRPTLYDEQSGQWRMDYRRLRIAARKRA, from the coding sequence ATGGGAATCACTGACACCGTGGAATGGAACGCCTCCCTCTATAGTCAGCGCCACTCGTTTGTCTGGAAGAGTGCCGAAGACCTCATCGCCCTGCTCGATCCGGCCCCCGGGGAGCACATCCTCGACGTCGGCTGCGGCACCGGCCAACTCACCGCCAAATTGGGGGCAACGGGCGCCATCGTCACCGGCCTCGACAGCTCGGAAACCATGCTCGAACAGGCCCGCGTCGCTTACCCCGCCGGCTCCTGGATCCACGCCAGCCTGCCCGACTACGTCGCGCACGAGCAGTTCGACGCCATCTTCTCCAACGCCGCCCTCCACTGGATCCGCCCGCCCCAGCAGGCAGCCGAGCGCATGTTCGCCGCCCTCAAACCCGGCGGCCGCCTCGTGGCCGAATTCGGGGGCGCCGGCAACACCGCTTCCGTCCTGAAAGCCGCCCGCGAGATCTTCGGCGAGCGCGGCGAAACGGTCGAAGTGCCCTGGTACTTCCCCGGCATCGGCGAGTACGCCGGCGTTCTGGAACAGGCCGGGTTCGAGGTCGTCTACGCCCTCCTGTTCGATCGCATGACCCCGCTCGACGGCGGCGAGGCCGGCCTGGCCAACTGGCTGGAAATGTTCGCGCCGCAGTGGCGCGCCTCCGTCCTGAATCGCTTCGAGGAAAAAGTCCGTCCAACCTTATATGACGAGCAGTCCGGCCAGTGGCGCATGGACTACCGCCGTCTGCGGATCGCAGCGCGCAAACGCGCCTGA
- a CDS encoding prolipoprotein diacylglyceryl transferase codes for MFPKLISIGSFFLPTYGLLVALGFLAGIWLTTRLARRAGIDPEKVSNLAIYCALTGLAGAKLLMFVMDFDYYAKNPGRIFSFDTLLSAGVYYGGFLASFLFAWLYIKRQNLPWLKTADVFAPGVALGHAIGRLGCFAAGCCWGSLCDRPWAVTFENPAAHDLTGVPLGIPLHPAQLYEAAVVALLAAFLYRQSGKPHRDGQILGLYLLLYAVARVTIEFFRFHEQALPWGGPFTWTQWIAIGLGAAGAGLVLRSRSQTIVLPAAR; via the coding sequence ATGTTTCCCAAACTCATCTCCATCGGATCCTTCTTCCTGCCCACCTACGGGCTGCTGGTCGCGCTCGGCTTCCTGGCCGGCATCTGGCTGACCACCAGGCTCGCCCGTCGCGCCGGAATCGATCCAGAGAAGGTGAGCAATCTCGCCATCTACTGCGCCCTCACCGGCTTAGCCGGAGCGAAGCTCCTCATGTTCGTGATGGACTTCGACTACTACGCCAAGAATCCCGGGCGGATCTTTTCGTTCGACACCCTGCTCTCCGCCGGCGTGTACTATGGCGGATTCCTGGCTTCGTTCCTCTTCGCCTGGCTGTATATCAAGCGGCAGAACCTGCCTTGGCTGAAGACCGCGGACGTCTTCGCGCCCGGAGTCGCGCTCGGCCACGCCATCGGCCGCCTTGGCTGCTTTGCGGCCGGATGCTGCTGGGGCTCGCTCTGTGACCGCCCCTGGGCGGTGACATTCGAAAACCCCGCAGCCCACGACCTCACAGGCGTGCCACTCGGCATTCCCCTCCACCCTGCCCAACTCTACGAAGCGGCCGTAGTTGCCCTGCTCGCCGCCTTCCTCTACCGCCAGAGCGGCAAGCCCCATCGCGACGGCCAGATCCTGGGCCTCTACCTTCTTCTTTATGCGGTCGCCCGTGTGACCATTGAGTTCTTCCGCTTCCACGAGCAGGCTCTGCCCTGGGGCGGCCCCTTCACCTGGACCCAATGGATCGCCATCGGCTTGGGCGCCGCCGGAGCCGGCCTGGTGCTGCGTTCACGGAGTCAGACGATCGTTTTGCCCGCCGCTCGGTAG
- a CDS encoding TadE/TadG family type IV pilus assembly protein: MPLKALSRSTPSRYQQRGNAMVETALVILPFFAIVLGIIDYGRAFYTRTALQYSVQAGTRYAVTFQTLDGMCQDASIKEIVRRSSVGMLNAEDVNNRVFVRYYKPDTLALTASNLPGNIVEVSIEGYQLNWIAPLWRSAIPMTVLARSSDRMEGLPGGSSGPPCR; this comes from the coding sequence ATGCCACTGAAGGCCCTTTCGCGATCCACTCCGTCACGGTACCAGCAGCGTGGCAACGCCATGGTGGAAACCGCCCTCGTGATTCTGCCCTTCTTTGCCATCGTTCTCGGAATCATCGACTACGGGCGGGCTTTCTACACCAGAACCGCACTGCAGTATTCCGTCCAGGCCGGAACACGCTACGCCGTCACCTTCCAGACTCTTGATGGCATGTGCCAGGACGCTTCCATCAAAGAGATTGTCCGCAGGAGCTCTGTTGGGATGCTGAATGCCGAGGACGTGAACAACAGGGTGTTCGTCCGGTACTACAAACCGGACACTCTGGCCCTGACCGCGAGCAACCTGCCTGGAAACATCGTGGAGGTCTCGATCGAGGGCTATCAGCTGAACTGGATCGCTCCGCTCTGGCGTTCGGCCATTCCGATGACCGTCCTTGCCCGGTCCAGCGACCGCATGGAAGGCCTACCTGGCGGCTCATCCGGCCCGCCATGCCGCTGA
- a CDS encoding TadE/TadG family type IV pilus assembly protein: protein MARKTNSGNSRPSRRRQCGNAMVETALVLVPFFALVMGIIDFGRAFYARTAIQYGVQAGTRYAVTFQTLNGMCQDASIKEIVRRNSIGFLTATDLANKVFVRYYLPDTLAATGSNLPGNIVEVSVEGYQFKWIAPLWRSIAPMTIVARSSDRMEGLPGGTSPPCR, encoded by the coding sequence ATGGCAAGAAAGACGAACAGTGGCAACAGCAGGCCGTCCCGGCGTCGTCAGTGCGGCAACGCAATGGTGGAAACCGCCCTCGTGCTTGTCCCGTTCTTCGCCCTCGTAATGGGCATCATCGACTTCGGCCGCGCATTTTACGCTCGCACTGCAATTCAGTATGGCGTCCAGGCCGGCACCCGGTATGCGGTCACTTTCCAAACGCTGAACGGCATGTGCCAGGACGCCTCCATCAAGGAGATCGTCCGCCGCAACTCGATCGGCTTTCTCACCGCTACCGACCTGGCCAACAAGGTCTTTGTCCGCTATTATCTGCCGGACACTCTGGCGGCAACTGGCAGCAACCTGCCCGGAAACATCGTCGAAGTCTCCGTCGAAGGCTATCAATTCAAGTGGATTGCTCCACTGTGGCGGTCTATCGCACCGATGACGATAGTGGCTCGTTCGAGCGACCGCATGGAAGGTCTGCCCGGTGGCACTTCGCCCCCTTGCCGTTGA
- a CDS encoding TadE family protein, with product MRIARRTNKNGQGGSSLVDFAMVSLFLVPILMATISFGFNTSRAIQVTTVTRDAANMYARWVDFSLGPNQNLLVRLAAGLGMTATGGDGVIIFSKVTYIVDTDCTGAGLTLAQCTNINQYVILNRITVGNASYKSSALGTPSSSLIGTNGDVSNYLKDTSARATNFGSILTLTSGKFAFVAEGFFKGISWSVPGSNLGNMIYRRYIF from the coding sequence ATGAGGATCGCACGACGCACAAATAAGAACGGACAGGGCGGCTCCTCCCTGGTCGACTTCGCCATGGTGAGCCTGTTCCTGGTGCCCATCCTGATGGCCACCATCTCGTTTGGTTTCAATACCAGCCGCGCCATTCAGGTCACCACGGTCACCCGCGACGCGGCCAACATGTACGCCCGCTGGGTCGACTTCAGCCTGGGACCCAATCAGAACCTGCTGGTGCGGCTGGCCGCCGGTCTGGGGATGACCGCTACCGGCGGAGATGGCGTCATTATTTTTTCCAAAGTCACGTACATCGTGGACACCGACTGCACCGGAGCGGGGCTTACGCTCGCACAATGTACGAACATAAACCAATACGTAATCCTGAATCGGATTACCGTCGGCAACGCCAGCTACAAGTCGAGTGCCCTGGGCACGCCGTCCTCATCCCTGATCGGCACCAACGGGGACGTCAGCAACTACCTGAAGGACACCAGTGCCCGGGCAACCAATTTCGGCAGCATCCTGACTCTGACCTCAGGAAAGTTCGCGTTCGTGGCCGAGGGCTTCTTCAAGGGCATCAGTTGGAGCGTGCCCGGTTCGAATCTCGGCAATATGATCTACCGGCGTTACATTTTCTGA
- a CDS encoding VWA domain-containing protein: MIIPIVGLAVDAGVLFVLKTMVSASADAAAIAAARSLSVGLTIDAQKASATADALAFFNANMKPGSYGTKNQSVAIDIAESSYRTRTVTVTAQLDAPQYFMRYLGFNSTHIVASGKASRRDVNLMLVLDRSGSMKDSVPPAADNGAPCTTMRNAAATFVNMFAEERDRLGLITYGGSWYLSFAPSKTFKTGSPSMLSRIASISCNGGTGTGTALWNAYDQVSKINEPGTLNMIVLFTDGYANLVHANFPVRTASDTRYGYTTGYKQWSTTNKSYSGTTTCSSYSTSCTMEPSPCVDPSGNLYDRNAGQTTRNYTAPNWNPNYKPSPIRGGLTQAAGDTYSLGTGATYGLITEKASSATDVNDPIVSAAGCAFTTDYPGNNNSSSNRVYNNGNSSTPVYPTNVRRDIAFMPDIDVNNVNTDGYKDILRYSSGSYVNRKRVDRPMDVTGAGMNVADNVGILARNDNTIKPALYTIGLGSNGGVDHELLRRIANDPASPVYDDTKMVGMYAYAPTPTDLNQAFVRIASEILRIAQ, encoded by the coding sequence GTGATCATCCCGATTGTGGGTCTGGCCGTGGATGCAGGCGTCCTCTTCGTCCTCAAGACCATGGTCAGCGCGTCGGCTGACGCCGCAGCCATCGCCGCCGCGAGGTCTCTCAGCGTGGGCCTCACCATTGACGCCCAGAAAGCGTCGGCCACTGCCGACGCACTGGCGTTTTTTAACGCCAACATGAAGCCGGGCAGTTACGGCACAAAGAACCAGAGCGTGGCCATCGACATCGCGGAGAGCTCCTACCGGACACGCACAGTCACGGTCACGGCCCAACTGGATGCACCGCAGTATTTCATGCGCTATCTGGGCTTCAACAGCACCCATATTGTGGCCAGCGGCAAGGCATCCCGCCGCGACGTGAACCTCATGCTGGTGCTCGACCGCTCCGGATCCATGAAGGATTCCGTTCCGCCCGCCGCTGACAACGGTGCGCCTTGCACTACGATGCGTAACGCGGCCGCCACATTCGTGAACATGTTTGCCGAGGAACGCGACCGCCTGGGCCTCATCACATACGGCGGCTCCTGGTATCTTAGCTTCGCGCCGTCGAAGACCTTCAAAACCGGATCGCCTTCCATGCTCAGCAGGATTGCCAGCATCAGCTGCAATGGCGGCACTGGCACGGGCACCGCTCTGTGGAACGCGTACGATCAAGTCTCAAAAATCAATGAACCCGGCACCTTAAACATGATCGTGCTGTTCACGGACGGATATGCCAATCTGGTTCACGCGAATTTCCCAGTGAGAACGGCCTCGGATACGCGCTACGGCTACACGACCGGGTATAAACAGTGGAGCACGACCAACAAATCCTACAGCGGCACCACTACCTGTAGCAGTTATTCAACCTCCTGCACGATGGAACCCAGCCCGTGTGTGGACCCCAGCGGCAATCTGTACGATCGCAATGCAGGACAGACCACCCGTAACTACACAGCTCCGAACTGGAATCCCAATTACAAGCCGTCCCCCATCCGAGGCGGTCTTACACAGGCCGCCGGCGACACGTATTCGCTCGGCACCGGCGCGACTTACGGCTTGATTACGGAAAAGGCATCGTCTGCCACGGACGTCAACGACCCCATCGTTTCCGCTGCTGGCTGCGCGTTTACTACCGACTACCCAGGCAACAACAACAGCAGCAGTAACCGGGTCTACAACAACGGCAACTCATCCACGCCCGTGTACCCCACTAACGTGCGTCGAGACATCGCCTTCATGCCCGACATCGACGTTAACAATGTCAACACTGACGGCTACAAAGACATCCTGAGGTATAGTTCGGGCAGCTACGTCAACCGGAAGCGTGTTGACAGACCGATGGATGTCACAGGTGCCGGCATGAACGTCGCCGACAACGTCGGAATTCTGGCGCGCAACGACAACACCATAAAGCCGGCCCTCTACACCATCGGGCTCGGCAGCAATGGCGGTGTCGACCACGAACTACTGCGCCGCATCGCTAACGATCCGGCCAGCCCAGTTTACGACGACACAAAAATGGTAGGCATGTACGCCTACGCCCCCACGCCAACCGACCTTAACCAGGCGTTCGTTCGCATCGCCAGCGAGATTCTGCGCATCGCGCAGTAA
- a CDS encoding Gfo/Idh/MocA family oxidoreductase, whose protein sequence is MSVPLVAAEHTIAVVGLVHSHVWGHLNKMVQGQSARLVGVAEAEPELVAEAKRRKVPEKLIYSDWKKMIDEVKPEIVWSFVENNRHREIVEYCAPRKINVMFEKPLASTYKDALAIKELAAKNGIYILTNYQMAWWPSNYVAKEIADSGQLGKVWRIRGIVGHGGPGGPTGLNKYFFNWLTDPVKNGAGALVDFGCYNALWSLMYLGRPETVYAQVNHLRPEEFSKVEDNATIVLHYAQGVAVLEGSWDLPRSFQDLELFGRQGSVYMTSQKVELRKGRGPAEEVAIKPLAPEAAEPIAAMVHAIETKTPPGGMTGIDLNAQVVEVIEAAKESIKTGKVVRMK, encoded by the coding sequence ATGAGCGTTCCACTCGTGGCTGCGGAACACACAATTGCAGTCGTGGGGCTCGTTCATTCCCATGTCTGGGGTCACTTGAACAAAATGGTGCAGGGTCAATCGGCCCGGCTCGTGGGCGTGGCTGAGGCCGAACCGGAACTGGTGGCTGAGGCGAAACGCCGCAAGGTGCCCGAGAAGCTCATCTACTCCGACTGGAAAAAGATGATCGACGAAGTGAAGCCGGAGATCGTATGGTCGTTCGTGGAGAACAACCGGCACAGGGAGATCGTCGAGTACTGCGCGCCGCGGAAGATCAACGTGATGTTCGAGAAGCCACTGGCGTCGACCTACAAGGACGCGCTGGCCATCAAGGAACTGGCGGCAAAGAACGGGATCTACATCCTGACGAACTACCAGATGGCCTGGTGGCCGTCGAACTACGTGGCCAAGGAGATTGCGGATTCAGGGCAATTGGGCAAGGTGTGGCGGATCCGGGGCATCGTGGGCCATGGGGGCCCGGGTGGGCCCACGGGGCTGAACAAGTACTTCTTCAACTGGCTGACTGATCCCGTCAAGAACGGAGCGGGTGCCCTGGTCGACTTCGGTTGCTACAACGCTTTGTGGAGTCTGATGTATCTGGGGCGGCCCGAGACGGTCTACGCCCAGGTGAACCATTTGCGGCCCGAGGAGTTCTCCAAGGTGGAGGACAACGCGACGATTGTGCTGCACTATGCGCAGGGCGTCGCCGTGCTGGAGGGCAGTTGGGACTTGCCGCGCAGCTTCCAGGATCTGGAGCTGTTCGGCCGCCAGGGCAGCGTCTACATGACGAGCCAGAAGGTGGAGCTGCGGAAGGGCCGCGGGCCGGCGGAAGAGGTGGCGATCAAGCCTCTGGCGCCGGAGGCTGCGGAGCCGATTGCCGCCATGGTGCATGCGATTGAGACGAAGACGCCGCCGGGCGGGATGACGGGCATCGATTTGAACGCGCAGGTGGTGGAAGTGATCGAAGCGGCGAAAGAGTCGATCAAGACCGGCAAGGTAGTGCGGATGAAGTAG
- a CDS encoding VWA domain-containing protein — MMKFTRRHFFATSTGALIPAAAPALLLGQEQGRPTFRVKVDMVVLSFTVTDSKGRYVNGLKPTDFRVLEDGIAQKVNTFAEGNKPPLQLLDDGTSKPMVTAQADPEKGGIATDAFVGTNVFVLFDTSNYMYRGFVYASDAIADFVRGLDRADSVAVYTFSRNLTRAASLSRDRNDVLQGLRTAVAGDDAALYNALLLSLRDAAKVPGRKVVIVFSNGPDSASMVAPDDVRAVAEDEGIPIYVISTSDVSRDPISTGVFRRLASRTGGKSFFAKTWQKQVEAFEAIREDLGNSYTVTYYPAPNPNEGFRKITVEIKTDVARKLRVSARPGYRPRTGI, encoded by the coding sequence ATGATGAAGTTCACACGCCGACACTTTTTCGCCACCAGCACTGGAGCCCTGATCCCAGCCGCCGCGCCGGCACTCCTCCTGGGACAGGAACAGGGACGGCCCACCTTTCGCGTGAAGGTGGACATGGTGGTGCTCAGTTTCACTGTCACCGACTCCAAGGGGCGCTACGTCAACGGCCTGAAGCCCACCGACTTCCGCGTGCTGGAGGACGGTATCGCCCAGAAGGTGAATACCTTCGCCGAGGGCAATAAGCCGCCGCTCCAACTGCTGGATGACGGGACATCGAAGCCCATGGTCACGGCGCAAGCCGATCCGGAGAAGGGGGGTATCGCTACCGATGCGTTTGTCGGCACAAACGTCTTCGTACTGTTCGACACGTCCAACTACATGTATCGCGGCTTTGTATACGCCTCCGACGCCATCGCCGACTTCGTCCGGGGCCTCGACCGCGCCGATTCCGTGGCTGTCTACACGTTTTCCCGGAACCTCACCCGGGCGGCCTCTCTTTCACGCGATCGAAACGACGTCCTGCAGGGGCTCCGCACCGCGGTCGCCGGCGACGATGCCGCTCTCTATAACGCGTTGCTGCTCTCCCTGCGCGACGCCGCCAAGGTACCCGGCCGCAAGGTCGTCATCGTCTTCTCCAATGGCCCTGACTCGGCCTCCATGGTCGCCCCCGACGATGTCCGGGCCGTGGCCGAGGATGAGGGCATACCTATCTACGTCATCTCGACCAGCGATGTCTCCCGCGATCCCATCTCCACCGGCGTTTTCCGCCGACTCGCTTCCCGCACCGGCGGCAAGAGCTTCTTCGCGAAGACCTGGCAAAAACAGGTGGAAGCCTTCGAGGCCATCCGCGAAGACCTGGGGAACTCCTACACCGTGACCTATTACCCAGCCCCCAATCCGAACGAAGGGTTCCGCAAGATTACCGTCGAGATCAAGACGGATGTGGCCCGGAAACTCCGTGTCAGCGCCCGTCCCGGGTACCGGCCAAGAACCGGGATCTAG
- the csm2 gene encoding type III-A CRISPR-associated protein Csm2: protein MSELEPQQTQPETTQPAAAAPQAEAPAETQQAPPAPVEAPTETAVEPPAAAPKPEDKPAPKQNDRPQQERRERPAGGGRPERQPRGERPPQGDKPAGDRPPRADRPERGPDRGGDRRGGPPREHGKGPDRGGRPMEPPSDIDLDKLVADSLYLDNAAHAIVARMRDMDSGTRSQLRRLFSAVRRACRAAESDRQHHFVMLRARLAYTIARHQLRSLDPLERLLLQVTRKNDARGYERFRDLFEAIVAYNE from the coding sequence ATGAGCGAACTCGAACCGCAGCAGACCCAACCGGAAACCACGCAACCGGCTGCGGCCGCGCCACAGGCTGAAGCACCAGCGGAAACGCAACAGGCCCCACCCGCTCCGGTGGAGGCGCCAACGGAAACCGCGGTCGAGCCGCCCGCCGCCGCTCCGAAGCCGGAAGATAAGCCGGCCCCGAAACAGAACGACCGGCCGCAGCAGGAACGCCGGGAACGGCCCGCCGGAGGCGGCCGGCCCGAGCGCCAACCGCGTGGTGAGCGCCCACCCCAAGGCGACAAACCGGCAGGCGACCGTCCGCCCCGTGCCGATCGTCCCGAGCGCGGCCCCGACCGTGGCGGCGACCGCCGCGGCGGCCCGCCCCGCGAACACGGTAAGGGCCCCGACCGTGGTGGCCGTCCCATGGAGCCGCCATCCGACATTGATCTCGACAAGCTGGTTGCCGATAGCCTCTACCTCGACAATGCGGCCCACGCCATCGTCGCTCGCATGCGCGACATGGATTCCGGCACGCGCAGCCAGTTGCGCCGTCTTTTCAGCGCGGTACGACGGGCTTGCCGGGCCGCGGAAAGCGACCGGCAGCACCACTTTGTGATGCTCCGCGCCCGCTTGGCGTATACCATCGCACGACATCAGCTGCGCAGCCTCGATCCGCTCGAACGGCTCCTGCTCCAGGTTACGCGCAAGAACGACGCGCGTGGCTATGAGCGGTTCCGCGACCTCTTCGAGGCGATTGTCGCCTACAACGAATAG
- the csm3 gene encoding type III-A CRISPR-associated RAMP protein Csm3, translating to MSSHTADTKLGLIGKLLLDGEMICETGLHIGAGKGSLDLGGADNPVVKDAFGRPYVPGSSLRGKIRSLLEQSSGLVSPADLIYLSRRRGQEVRIHQTDDPADEVGVLFGRNPGRMERVSGDALEPKSATPARLTAYDAPLDMESITAQMRENLDDELTEVKSENAIDRITAQANARTLERVPSGARFRVRFVVDILCPADRELVPTLVQGLRLLEDDALGGGGSRGSGRVRFANWKLTWRNKAYYAAGEAEQALLDAAETAALQAGVRDPEFSGKLS from the coding sequence ATGAGCTCTCACACCGCCGATACCAAGCTCGGATTGATTGGCAAGTTGTTGCTGGATGGCGAGATGATCTGCGAGACCGGCCTCCACATCGGAGCCGGCAAGGGTTCGCTGGACCTCGGCGGCGCCGACAACCCGGTGGTCAAGGACGCCTTCGGGCGGCCCTACGTCCCGGGCAGTTCCCTGCGCGGCAAGATCCGTAGCCTGCTGGAGCAGTCCTCCGGCTTGGTTTCGCCTGCCGACCTGATCTACCTCTCCCGCCGCCGCGGCCAGGAAGTTCGGATCCACCAGACGGACGACCCGGCCGACGAGGTCGGCGTGCTGTTCGGCCGCAACCCGGGCCGCATGGAGCGGGTCTCCGGCGACGCCCTGGAGCCGAAGTCGGCCACCCCGGCCCGCCTCACGGCCTACGACGCCCCTCTCGACATGGAGTCCATCACCGCCCAGATGCGCGAGAATCTGGACGACGAACTCACCGAGGTCAAGAGCGAGAACGCCATTGATCGCATCACGGCCCAGGCCAATGCGCGGACGCTCGAACGCGTTCCTTCCGGCGCCCGCTTCCGGGTTCGTTTTGTTGTCGATATCCTGTGCCCGGCTGACCGCGAACTCGTCCCCACCCTCGTGCAGGGTCTTCGCCTCCTCGAAGACGATGCCCTCGGTGGCGGCGGCTCGCGTGGCAGCGGCCGGGTTCGTTTCGCCAACTGGAAGCTCACTTGGCGCAACAAGGCTTACTACGCCGCCGGCGAGGCCGAACAGGCCCTGCTCGACGCCGCTGAAACGGCTGCTCTCCAGGCCGGTGTCCGTGATCCCGAGTTCTCCGGCAAACTCTCCTGA